One Anolis carolinensis isolate JA03-04 chromosome 4, rAnoCar3.1.pri, whole genome shotgun sequence DNA window includes the following coding sequences:
- the naa20 gene encoding N-alpha-acetyltransferase 20: MTSLRAFTCNDLFRFNNINLDPLTETYGIPFYLQYLAHWPEYFIVAEAPGGELMGYIMGKAEGSVAREEWHGHVTALSVAPEFRRLGLAAKLMELLEEISEKKGGFFVDLFVRVSNQVAVNMYKQLGYSVYRTVLEYYSASNGEPDEDAYDMRKALSRDTEKKSIVPLPHPVRPEDIE; this comes from the exons CAACTTGGATCCTCTCACGGAGACT TATGGAATtccattttatttacagtatttagctCACTGGCCagagtattttattgttgcagaaGCACCTGGTGGAGAACTAATGGGCTATA TCATGGGGAAAGCAGAAGGCTCAGTGGCCAGGGAGGAGTGGCATGGCCATGTTACTGCACTGTCAGTTGCACCTGAATTTCGGCGGCTCGGTTTGGCTGCTAAGTTGATGGAGCTCCTTGAGGAAATATCAGAAAA AAAGGGTGGATTTTTTGTGGATCTCTTCGTAAGAGTGTCCAATCAGGTTGCAGTGAATATGTACAAACAACTGGGCTACAGTGTATATAGAACGGTGCTGGAATACTATTCAGCTAGCAATGGAGAGCCTGATGAAGATGCGTATG ATATGAGGAAAGCCTTGTCCAGAGATACAGAGAAAAAATCAATTGTGCCACTACCACATCCTGTCAGACCGGAAGATATTGAATGA
- the crnkl1 gene encoding crooked neck-like protein 1 isoform X2 produces the protein MASTAAGKQRIPKVAKVKNKAPAEVQITAEQLLREAKERELELLPPPPQQKITDEEELNDYKLRKRKTFEDNIRKNRTVISNWIKYAQWEESLKEIQRARSIYERALDVDYRNVTLWLKYAEMEMKNRQVNHSRNIWDRAITTLPRVNQFWYKYTYMEEMLGNIAGTRQVFERWMEWQPEEQAWHSFINFELRYKEVDRARAIYERFVIVHPDVKNWIKYARFEEKHSYFAHARKVFERAVEFFGEEHMNEHLYVAFAKFEENQKEFERVRVIYKYALDRIPKHEAQELFKNYTIFEKKFGDRRGIEDIIVSKRRFQYEEEVKANPHNYDAWFDYLRLVESDADPDAVREVYERAIANVPPIQEKRHWKRYIYLWINYALYEELEAKDPERTRQVYQACIELIPHKKFTFAKIWLLYAQFEIRQKSLQLARRALVLWKSYIDFEIEQEEYENTRNLYRRLLQRTQHVKVWISFAQFELSSGNDDSVTRCRQVYEEANKTMRNCEEKEERLMLLESWRNFEEEFGTEASKERVDKLMPEKVKKRRKLQAEDGSDAGWEEYYDYIFPEDAANQPNLKLLAMAKLWKKQQQDDNPEQDPDKDIDESSP, from the exons ATGGCGTCTACGGCGGCTGGAAAACAGCGGATCCCCAAAGTAGCCAAG GTAAAGAACAAAGCCCCAGCAGAAGTACAGATCACAGCAGAGCAGCTCTTAAGAGAAGCAAAGGAGAGAGAGCTTGAGCTTCTTCCCCCACCCCCGCAGCAGAAGATCACAGATGAAGAAGAACTAAATGATTATAAGCTTCgcaaaagaaaa ACTTTTGAAGATAACATAAGAAAAAATCGTACAGTTATCAGCAACTGGATCAAGTACGCACAATGGGAGGAAAGTCTCAAAGAAATACAAAG GGCTCGTTCCATCTACGAGCGTGCTCTAGATGTGGATTACCGAAATGTCACCCTTTGGCTAAAGTATGCGGAAATGGAAATGAAAAACCGCCAAGTCAATCACTCTCGAAATATTTGGGACCGTGCCATCACAACTTTACCAAGAGTCAATCAGTTCTG GTACAAATATACCTACATGGAAGAGATGTTGGGAAACATTGCTGGGACCCGCCAGGTGTTTGAGCGCTGGATGGAGTGGCAGCCAGAGGAACAAGCCTGGCATTCCTTCATTAACTTTGAGCTGAGATACAAGGAGGTGGACAGAGCACGGGCTATTTATGAAAGAT TTGTCATTGTGCATCCTGATGTTAAGAACTGGATCAAGTATGCCCGTTTTGAAGAAAAACATAGTTATTTTGCCcatgcaaggaaggtttttgagAGAGCCGTGGAATTCTTTGGAGAAGAACATATGAATGAACATCTGTATGTGGCCTTTGCCAAATTTGAAGAGAACCAGAAAGAG TTTGAACGTGTGAGAGTAATCTACAAGTATGCCCTGGACAGGATCCCAAAGCATGAGGCTCAGGAACTCTTCAAAAATTACACCATTTTTGAGAAAAAGTTTGGAGACCGGAGAGGAATTGAGGATATTATTGTTAGCAAAAGGAGATTCCAATATGAAGAAGAAGTGAAG GCTAATCCACACAATTATGATGCCTGGTTTGATTACCTGCGGCTTGTGGAAAGTGATGCAGATCCTGATGCTGTACGTGAAGTTTATGAAAGAGCCATTGCCAATGTGCCGCCAATCCAAGAAAAGAGGCACTGGAAGAGATACATCTATCTGTGGATTAATTATGCACTCTATGAAGAGCTAGAGGCAAAG GATCCAGAGCGAACAAGACAAGTATATCAAGCATGCATTGAACTCATCCCTCACAAAAAG TTTACCTTTGCCAAAATATGGTTGCTATATGCTCAATTTGAAATCAGACAGAAAAGTCTACAGCTTGCAAGACGAGCACTG GTTCTTTGGAAATCCTACATTGATTTTGAAATTGAGCAAGAAGAATACGAGAACACAAGGAACCTTTATCGGCGATTGCTCCAGCGAACACAGCATGTCAAG GTGTGGATCAGTTTTGCTCAGTTTGAACTCTCGTCAGGAAATGATGACAGTGTAACGCGATGCAGGCAAGTCTATGAAGAGGCTAATAAAACAATGAGAAATTgcgaggagaaagaggagaggcTTATGCTTCTGGAATCCTGGAGAAACTTTGAAGAGGAGTTTGgaacagaagccagcaaagagagAGTGGACAAACTGATGCCAGAGAAGGTTAAGAAGAGGAGAAAGCTCCAAGCTGAAGATGGG tctgatgCTGGCTGGGAGGAATACTATGATTACATCTTTCCCGAAGATGCTGCCAATCAGCCGAACCTCAAACTGCTTGCAATGGCTAAATTGTGGAAGAAGCAGCAACAAGATGACAATCCAGAACAAGATCCAGACAAAGACATTGATGAGAGCAGCCCCTAA
- the crnkl1 gene encoding crooked neck-like protein 1 isoform X1 — translation MASTAAGKQRIPKVAKVKNKAPAEVQITAEQLLREAKERELELLPPPPQQKITDEEELNDYKLRKRKTFEDNIRKNRTVISNWIKYAQWEESLKEIQRARSIYERALDVDYRNVTLWLKYAEMEMKNRQVNHSRNIWDRAITTLPRVNQFWYKYTYMEEMLGNIAGTRQVFERWMEWQPEEQAWHSFINFELRYKEVDRARAIYERFVIVHPDVKNWIKYARFEEKHSYFAHARKVFERAVEFFGEEHMNEHLYVAFAKFEENQKEFERVRVIYKYALDRIPKHEAQELFKNYTIFEKKFGDRRGIEDIIVSKRRFQYEEEVKANPHNYDAWFDYLRLVESDADPDAVREVYERAIANVPPIQEKRHWKRYIYLWINYALYEELEAKDPERTRQVYQACIELIPHKKFTFAKIWLLYAQFEIRQKSLQLARRALGTSIGKCPKNKLFKGYIELELQLREFDRCRKLYEKFLEFAPENCTSWIKFAELETILGDIDRARAIYELAIGQPRLDMPEVLWKSYIDFEIEQEEYENTRNLYRRLLQRTQHVKVWISFAQFELSSGNDDSVTRCRQVYEEANKTMRNCEEKEERLMLLESWRNFEEEFGTEASKERVDKLMPEKVKKRRKLQAEDGSDAGWEEYYDYIFPEDAANQPNLKLLAMAKLWKKQQQDDNPEQDPDKDIDESSP, via the exons ATGGCGTCTACGGCGGCTGGAAAACAGCGGATCCCCAAAGTAGCCAAG GTAAAGAACAAAGCCCCAGCAGAAGTACAGATCACAGCAGAGCAGCTCTTAAGAGAAGCAAAGGAGAGAGAGCTTGAGCTTCTTCCCCCACCCCCGCAGCAGAAGATCACAGATGAAGAAGAACTAAATGATTATAAGCTTCgcaaaagaaaa ACTTTTGAAGATAACATAAGAAAAAATCGTACAGTTATCAGCAACTGGATCAAGTACGCACAATGGGAGGAAAGTCTCAAAGAAATACAAAG GGCTCGTTCCATCTACGAGCGTGCTCTAGATGTGGATTACCGAAATGTCACCCTTTGGCTAAAGTATGCGGAAATGGAAATGAAAAACCGCCAAGTCAATCACTCTCGAAATATTTGGGACCGTGCCATCACAACTTTACCAAGAGTCAATCAGTTCTG GTACAAATATACCTACATGGAAGAGATGTTGGGAAACATTGCTGGGACCCGCCAGGTGTTTGAGCGCTGGATGGAGTGGCAGCCAGAGGAACAAGCCTGGCATTCCTTCATTAACTTTGAGCTGAGATACAAGGAGGTGGACAGAGCACGGGCTATTTATGAAAGAT TTGTCATTGTGCATCCTGATGTTAAGAACTGGATCAAGTATGCCCGTTTTGAAGAAAAACATAGTTATTTTGCCcatgcaaggaaggtttttgagAGAGCCGTGGAATTCTTTGGAGAAGAACATATGAATGAACATCTGTATGTGGCCTTTGCCAAATTTGAAGAGAACCAGAAAGAG TTTGAACGTGTGAGAGTAATCTACAAGTATGCCCTGGACAGGATCCCAAAGCATGAGGCTCAGGAACTCTTCAAAAATTACACCATTTTTGAGAAAAAGTTTGGAGACCGGAGAGGAATTGAGGATATTATTGTTAGCAAAAGGAGATTCCAATATGAAGAAGAAGTGAAG GCTAATCCACACAATTATGATGCCTGGTTTGATTACCTGCGGCTTGTGGAAAGTGATGCAGATCCTGATGCTGTACGTGAAGTTTATGAAAGAGCCATTGCCAATGTGCCGCCAATCCAAGAAAAGAGGCACTGGAAGAGATACATCTATCTGTGGATTAATTATGCACTCTATGAAGAGCTAGAGGCAAAG GATCCAGAGCGAACAAGACAAGTATATCAAGCATGCATTGAACTCATCCCTCACAAAAAG TTTACCTTTGCCAAAATATGGTTGCTATATGCTCAATTTGAAATCAGACAGAAAAGTCTACAGCTTGCAAGACGAGCACTG GGAACATCCATTGGTAAATGTCCAAAGAATAAGTTGTTTAAAGGTTACATTGAACTGGAGCTGCAACTGCGGGAATTTGATCGTTGCCGAAAACTATACGAGAAGTTTCTTGAGTTTGCACCCGAAAACTGCACTTCATGGATCAAATTTGCCGAGTTAGAAACCATTCTTGGTGATATTGATAGGGCCAGAGCTATCTATGAATTGGCGATTGGCCAGCCACGTTTAGATATGCCAGAG GTTCTTTGGAAATCCTACATTGATTTTGAAATTGAGCAAGAAGAATACGAGAACACAAGGAACCTTTATCGGCGATTGCTCCAGCGAACACAGCATGTCAAG GTGTGGATCAGTTTTGCTCAGTTTGAACTCTCGTCAGGAAATGATGACAGTGTAACGCGATGCAGGCAAGTCTATGAAGAGGCTAATAAAACAATGAGAAATTgcgaggagaaagaggagaggcTTATGCTTCTGGAATCCTGGAGAAACTTTGAAGAGGAGTTTGgaacagaagccagcaaagagagAGTGGACAAACTGATGCCAGAGAAGGTTAAGAAGAGGAGAAAGCTCCAAGCTGAAGATGGG tctgatgCTGGCTGGGAGGAATACTATGATTACATCTTTCCCGAAGATGCTGCCAATCAGCCGAACCTCAAACTGCTTGCAATGGCTAAATTGTGGAAGAAGCAGCAACAAGATGACAATCCAGAACAAGATCCAGACAAAGACATTGATGAGAGCAGCCCCTAA